One Fusarium falciforme chromosome 1, complete sequence genomic window carries:
- a CDS encoding Tr-type G domain-containing protein, translating to MASVFTYDPDPPRVSSPWLLPNDPGKDDNENSLGSTTPGSTQDVQPGLLSEYGVTKLEAEPQEGPTEYKLHLLLRPRRVFKNMSTAGQSRNHRPAKPSTPSPAASSQPRQERLQHLTTQLLWRLQQSSPYHASSSKELALPKLPDDNVDLTAPVKLNSLIPGLEESRGALYEIGVADDGTLIGLTKDEMDESITTLRVMAASLGCSVEVVRMVIVGDCEWDESAELVDNSATEPATVTRSGKLWVAEALVMPNFGFVDGDDSSTSQSGRSTGEALTVPSRGSSTTPQLRVTFTGPTTSGKSSLLGTLSTGTLDNGRGKSRLSLLKHRHEVVSGLTSSIAQELIGYKDHSILNYAHGNIESWVDIHDCSENGRLVFVSDSAGHPRYRRIVLRGLMNWAPHWIILCLAADDTESASKGPGATSSAQDVLGAAAAGVDLVKAHLTLSLKLGVPMAVVITKMDLASKPSLAKTMNKVLTAIKEAGRVPKILPPDQKQHRELESVPEEDHNKVREVLRGISESGKHTEIIPIVLTSAVKGSGIGLMHALLENLPLPPAPTARDFVGMVLNPEQPKCLFHIDDTFTLPASYSVLTGSSGKQPEPGIVVSGHLRFGRLSVGDKIVIGPFPSEEDDPRGSTPEDRPSPGSYGLSISHPSSAELARIAMKNAVSASAIAGEWHDAQIVSIRNLRLPVLTLEAGQAGSIGLVIHSLSNGHLNGNSGSCSPAEVPRIRRGMILAIPSKHMADTGLKLQAASGFTAVFGDPDARMLAVGSFVNIYIASVRTVARIRRVTRQAKDWEAGNVATDDMEDIFNLNEDVEPENNKAESNQSTSGTEVALELLNHREWIEMGSRVILMEGGSQDKSGLEGFVGKVVEIID from the coding sequence ATGGCCTCCGTGTTCACTTACGATCCGGACCCTCCGAGGGTCTCATCCCCCTGGCTGCTCCCAAACGATCCTGGGAAGGACGACAATGAGAATAGTCTTGGATCAACGACCCCTGGCTCAACCCAGGACGTTCAGCCAGGCTTGTTGTCGGAGTACGGGGTCACTAAACTTGAAGCAGAGCCCCAAGAAGGACCAACTGAGTATAAACTTCACCTCCTTCTTCGACCTCGAAGGGTATTCAAGAACATGAGCACAGCTGGCCAGTCCCGCAACCATCGGCCTGCGAAGCCATCgacaccatctccagctgCCTCAAGCCAGCCCCGGCAGGAGAGGCTTCAGCATCTGACAACTCAGCTTCTATGGAGGCTGCAGCAGTCCTCTCCGTATCACGCATCGAGTTCCAAGGAACTGGCCCTTCCAAAGCTACCAGATGACAATGTCGACCTCACCGCTCCCGTCAAGCTGAATAGCCTCATCCCAGGGCTTGAGGAATCAAGGGGTGCTTTGTACGAAATTGGCGTCGCGGATGATGGTACACTCATTGGGCTCACTAAAGACGAGATGGACGAAAGCATCACAACCCTGAGGGTCATGGCCGCGAGCTTGGGATGCTCTGTTGAGGTTGTCCGCATGGTCATTGTAGGAGATTGCGAATGGGACGAGTCAGCAGAGCTGGTTGACAACTCCGCAACTGAGCCTGCCACTGTCACCCGAAGTGGCAAGTTGTGGGTTGCCGAGGCACTTGTCATGCCCAACTTTGGTTTTGTTGATGGGGATGACTCTTCGACTTCCCAGTCAGGGAGATCAACAGGGGAGGCCCTTACTGTCCCTAGCCGCGGCAGCTCAACTACACCTCAGTTAAGGGTCACATTCACCGGTCCCACGACATCTGGAAAATCAAGCTTGTTGGGCACGTTATCAACCGGGACCCTCGATAACGGCCGTGGAAAGAGCCGCCTCAGCTTGCTCAAGCATAGGCATGAAGTTGTCTCTGGACTAACCAGCTCCATAGCCCAGGAGCTCATCGGGTACAAGGACCATTCCATCCTCAACTATGCTCATGGGAATATCGAGTCGTGGGTTGATATTCACGATTGCTCCGAGAATGGCCGCCTTGTCTTTGTTTCTGATTCGGCCGGCCATCCAAGGTATCGTCGCATTGTCCTTCGCGGTCTCATGAACTGGGCGCCACATTGGATCATTCTCTGTCTTGCTGCAGATGACACGGAGTCAGCTTCCAAGGGTCCCGGCGCGACGTCGTCGGCACAAGATGTCCTTGGGGCTGCTGCAGCGGGTGTTGACCTAGTCAAAGCCCATCTGACCCTGTCTCTCAAACTTGGTGTTCCCATGGCCGTTGTTATCACCAAGATGGACCTTGCTTCCAAACCAAGCCTGGCGAAGACCATGAATAAGGTTCTAActgccatcaaggaggccgGGCGTGTACCCAAGATTTTGCCGCCCGACCAAAAGCAGCATCGAGAGTTGGAGAGCGTCCCTGAAGAAGATCACAACAAGGTCAGGGAGGTGTTGAGAGGTATCTCGGAGAGTGGAAAACATACTGAGATCATTCCCATTGTGCTTACAAGCGCAGTCAAAGGGAGCGGCATTGGTCTCATGCATGCTCTACTGGAAAACCTGCCTCTGCCGCCTGCTCCTACGGCTCGTGACTTTGTTGGCATGGTGTTGAACCCAGAGCAGCCTAAGTGCCTCTTCCACATCGACGACACTTTCACGTTGCCGGCGTCTTACAGCGTGTTGACAGGAAGCTCTGGAAAGCAACCCGAGCCAGGCATTGTGGTCTCCGGGCACCTTCGATTTGGCCGGCTTTCTGTGGGTGACAAGATCGTCATTGGACCGTTCCCATCTGAAGAGGACGACCCCCGTGGCTCAACTCCAGAGGATAGGCCATCGCCTGGTAGCTATGGACTATCAATATCGCACCCATCTTCAGCAGAGTTGGCACGCATCGCCATGAAGAATGCCGTTTCAGCTTCAGCCATTGCTGGAGAGTGGCATGATGCACAAATTGTGAGCATCCGCAATCTTCGATTGCCAGTTTTGACCCTTGAGGCCGGACAAGCTGGATCGATTGGGCTTGTGATCCATTCATTGTCGAATGGGCACCTAAACGGCAACTCTGGATCTTGCTCACCGGCCGAGGTTCCTCGCATCCGCCGCGGCATGATTCTAGCAATTCCTTCTAAGCACATGGCAGACACTGGGCTGAAGCTTCAAGCGGCAAGCGGGTTCACAGCAGTCTTCGGTGACCCAGACGCCCGGATGTTGGCCGTTGGCTCGTTTGTGAATATCTACATTGCGAGCGTTAGGACGGTTGCCCGTATCCGTCGAGTAACTCGCCAGGCTAAAGACTGGGAAGCTGGCAACGTGGCCACAGACGACATGGAGGACATTTTCAACCTCAACGAAGATGTCGAACCCGAGAATAACAAGGCAGAGTCTAACCAGTCGACGAGTGGTACCGAGGTTGCTTTGGAACTGTTGAATCACCGAGAATGGATCGAGATGGGGTCGCGTGTGATACTGATGGAAGGTGGATCTCAGGATAAATCTGGGCTTGAGGGTTTTGTGGGAAAGGTTGTCGAGATCATTGATTAA
- a CDS encoding T-SNARE coiled-coil-like proteiny domain-containing protein: MKKFGFGKKGDDGDDANRHALFGRKKSSQSVSSNSSNPYAKQGGKDPYADEAKYANMTPYQQARAGLGGPGGPSPAPQAANPYGAPSPGPGGPPSQPPSGYGADRYGSGGGYGGNRYGDAPSQNRYNNAAPAAGARGPGGYGGFGPSEPDDNRDALFAGAQERQAQKQTPSQGGAYGQPGADGGAYGGYGEERQLTAEEQEEAEYQAILQEKRQLQQESASSVNRSVQMARQANEVGRATLARLGAQGERLNNTEKHLDLAANQNKIAQDRAAELKTLNGSMFAVHVSNPFTSKQRQLKADEEVMSRHRAERDAREATRRDGFQANQRMESNFRDMGTAGRARGAARKKDYGKFNLDDEEGADELEDQIDDGITELESQVSMMNMVGRAIGKEVDAQNKQIDRIMNKASGFLSHVTHETRSNLTYRAMLLMTPRG; encoded by the coding sequence ATGAAGAAGTTCGGCTTTGGAAAGAAGGGcgatgacggcgacgacgccaACCGTCATGCCCTCTTTGGTCGCAAGAAGTCGTCTCAGTCCGTctcctccaactcctccaacCCCTACGCCAAGCAAGGAGGCAAAGATCCCTATGCCGACGAAGCGAAATATGCCAACATGACTCCTTATCAACAAGCCCGCGCAGGCCTTGGTGGCCCCGGCGGCCCTAGCCCTGCCCCTCAGGCTGCCAACCCCTACGGTGCTCCTTCGCCCGGACCCGGAGGTCCCCCCTCGCAACCCCCGAGCGGCTACGGTGCGGATAGATACGGATCTGGTGGTGGTTACGGCGGAAACCGATATGGCGATGCGCCCAGCCAGAACCGATACAACAACGCTGCCCCAGCCGCGGGTGCTAGAGGCCCTGGTGGCTATGGCGGATTTGGTCCCAGCGAGCCTGATGACAACCGCGATGCCTTGTTCGCCGGTGCCCAGGAGCGCCAGGCTCAGAAGCAGACGCCTAGCCAGGGCGGAGCCTATGGGCAGCCAGGAGCAGACGGTGGTGCATATGGTGGCTATGGAGAGGAGCGCCAGTTGACCGCCGAGGAACAGGAAGAGGCAGAGTACCAGGCTATCCTGCAAGAGAAGCGACAACTTCAGCAGGAGAGTGCTTCTTCCGTCAACCGCTCAGTCCAGATGGCTCGACAGGCGAACGAGGTCGGCCGCGCTACGCTAGCTCGTCTTGGTGCTCAGGGTGAACGATTGAACAACACCGAGAAGCATCTCGATCTCGCTGCCAACCAGAACAAGATTGCCCAGGACCGCGCCGCAGAGCTCAAGACTTTGAACGGAAGCATGTTTGCTGTCCATGTCAGCAACCCATTCACATCCAAGCAGCGCCAGTTGAAGGCCGATGAGGAGGTCATGTCACGTCACCGGGCTGAGCGAGACGCCCGAGAAGCCACCCGTCGTGACGGTTTCCAAGCCAACCAGCGCATGGAGTCCAACTTCAGGGATATGGGCACTGCGGGCCGAGCACGAGGGGCAGCCCGCAAGAAGGATTATGGAAagttcaacctcgacgacgaggagggtgCAGACGAGCTTGAAGACCAGATCGACGATGGCATTACCGAGCTGGAAAGCCAAGTGTCGATGATGAACATGGTTGGCAGAGCCATTggcaaggaggttgacgCGCAGAACAAGCAGATCGATCGTATTATGAACAAGGCAAGTGGATTTCTCTCTCACGTCACCCATGAAACCAGATCTAACCTCACATATAGAGCGATGCTGTTGATGACGCCACGAGGATGA
- a CDS encoding Succinate dehydrogenase assembly factor 3 has translation MRPSVLRLASAVNTQRGLRPNPMALLPPIHLYRRLLRAHRKHLPAEMRILGDEYIKAEFRAHRKVDNPAHLIGFLTEWQLYAQKIEGDSWVGDKLDEQKLAKMSDEQIHQLYELMQAIQARSKEGGESDS, from the exons ATGCGTCCGTCAGTCTTGAGGCTAGCATCTGCCGTCAACACCCAGCGTGGGCTGAGGCCGAATCCAATGGCCCTGCTTCCTCCCATCCACCTCTACCGCCGTCTCCTCCGTGCCCACCGCAAGCACCTACCGGCTGAGATGAGGATTCTCGGAGACGAGTATATCAAGGCTGAATTTAGGGCGCACCGCAAGGTGGACAACCCAGCTCATCTG ATTGGCTTCTTGACAGAGTGGCAGCTGTATGCTCAAAAGATTGAGGGTGACTCTTGGGTGGGTGATAAGTTGGATGAGCAGAAGCTCGCAAAGATGAGTG ATGAGCAAATACACCAACTGTACGAGTTGATGCAGGCGATTCAGGCCAGGTCCAAGGAGGGTGGCGAGTCAGATTCATAG